A portion of the Pseudomonas koreensis genome contains these proteins:
- a CDS encoding DEAD/DEAH box helicase, with translation MSFASLGLSEALVRAIEDAGYTEPTPVQQRAIPAVLQGRDLMVAAQTGTGKTGGFALPILERLFPNGHPDKSQRHGPRQPRVLVLTPTRELAAQVHESFKIYARDLKFVSACIFGGVGMNPQVQAMSRGVDVLVACPGRLLDLAGQGSVDLSHVEILVLDEADRMLDMGFVHDVKKVLARLPAKRQNLLFSATFSKDITDLAGKLLHNPERIEVTPPNTTVERIEQRVFRLPASHKRALLAHLITAGAWEQVLVFTRTKHGANRLAEYLDKHGLPAVAIHGNKSQNARTKALADFKAGEVRILVATDIAARGLDIDQLPHVVNFELPNVDEDYVHRIGRTGRAGRSGEAISLVAPDEEKLLKSIERMTKQKIADGDLMGFDSSTIEAEKPEARERPDIRNPRNSRGPRGDGPNGGGGGGGRKDKGKDKGKEKPAGDRGERPARQQKPREGTPSREQRPSQPPRAAADRAPDEFLDDDIDNFGNRVDYVPKAAPAGGRGRRPGAPAQGAGTGAPRGGQPQGRQNGPRNSNGSSTGTPPAKRSGPRNGAPRDGQGRRDESAPRNRRPARDDQPRSEPAVQNPRSNGPKIMHKESKADRFPTPEQLDQLPTRPRGEKPALLTRNR, from the coding sequence GCGGGCCATTCCCGCCGTGTTGCAAGGTCGCGACCTGATGGTTGCGGCTCAGACAGGTACCGGTAAAACCGGCGGCTTCGCCCTCCCGATTCTGGAGCGGTTGTTCCCCAACGGTCACCCGGACAAATCCCAGCGTCATGGCCCGCGCCAACCGCGCGTACTGGTCCTGACCCCGACCCGCGAACTCGCGGCCCAGGTCCACGAGAGCTTCAAGATCTACGCCCGTGACCTGAAATTCGTCAGCGCCTGCATCTTCGGCGGCGTCGGCATGAACCCACAGGTCCAGGCCATGTCCCGTGGCGTCGACGTCCTCGTCGCCTGCCCGGGTCGTTTGCTCGACCTCGCCGGCCAGGGCAGCGTCGATCTCTCCCACGTCGAAATCCTCGTTCTCGACGAAGCCGACCGCATGCTCGACATGGGTTTCGTGCACGACGTGAAGAAAGTCCTCGCGCGCCTGCCGGCCAAGCGTCAGAACCTGCTGTTCTCGGCAACGTTCTCGAAAGACATCACCGATCTTGCCGGCAAACTGCTGCACAACCCGGAACGCATCGAAGTGACGCCGCCGAACACCACGGTCGAGCGCATCGAACAACGCGTGTTCCGCCTGCCGGCCAGCCACAAGCGTGCGCTACTGGCGCACCTGATCACCGCCGGCGCGTGGGAACAGGTACTGGTCTTCACCCGCACCAAGCACGGCGCCAACCGTCTCGCTGAATACCTGGACAAACACGGCCTGCCGGCGGTGGCGATCCACGGTAACAAGAGCCAGAACGCGCGCACCAAAGCTCTGGCCGACTTCAAGGCCGGCGAAGTGCGCATCCTGGTTGCCACCGACATCGCCGCCCGTGGTCTGGACATCGATCAGTTGCCGCATGTGGTCAACTTCGAGCTGCCGAACGTCGATGAAGACTACGTGCACCGTATCGGCCGCACCGGCCGCGCCGGTCGTTCGGGCGAGGCGATCTCGCTGGTCGCCCCGGACGAAGAAAAGCTGCTGAAAAGCATCGAACGCATGACCAAGCAGAAGATTGCCGACGGCGATCTGATGGGCTTCGACTCCAGCACCATCGAAGCCGAGAAGCCGGAAGCCCGCGAGCGTCCGGACATCCGCAACCCGCGCAATTCCCGTGGCCCGCGCGGCGACGGCCCGAATGGCGGCGGTGGTGGCGGTGGTCGCAAGGACAAAGGCAAAGACAAGGGCAAGGAAAAACCGGCCGGTGATCGTGGCGAGCGCCCTGCCCGTCAGCAAAAACCCCGCGAAGGCACGCCGAGTCGCGAACAGCGTCCGAGCCAGCCACCGCGTGCAGCGGCTGACCGTGCCCCGGACGAGTTCCTCGACGACGATATCGATAACTTCGGTAACCGCGTCGACTACGTGCCGAAGGCGGCTCCAGCTGGCGGCCGTGGCCGTCGTCCGGGCGCCCCGGCGCAAGGCGCAGGCACTGGCGCACCACGGGGCGGTCAGCCACAGGGTCGGCAGAACGGTCCGCGCAACAGCAACGGTTCGAGCACCGGCACCCCACCGGCCAAACGCAGCGGCCCGCGCAATGGCGCGCCGCGTGACGGTCAGGGTCGTCGTGACGAATCCGCCCCACGCAACCGCCGCCCGGCCCGTGACGATCAGCCACGTAGCGAACCGGCGGTGCAGAACCCGCGCAGCAACGGGCCGAAGATCATGCACAAGGAATCGAAAGCCGACCGCTTCCCGACGCCTGAGCAGCTCGACCAACTGCCGACCCGCCCGCGTGGCGAAAAACCAGCACTGCTGACCCGCAATCGCTGA
- a CDS encoding YceI family protein produces the protein MLKKTLAALAIGSAVLSANVMAADYVVDKEGQHAFVDFKISHLGYSYITGTFKDIDGKFSFDAAKPEDSKIEFNVNTASVFTNHAERDKHIASADFLNASKFGKATFVSTSVKSTGANTADVTGDLTLLGVTKPVVVKATFLGEGKDPWGGYRAGFEGTTTIKRSDFGKQKDLGPKSDAVELYVSFEGVKAK, from the coding sequence ATGTTGAAAAAGACTCTGGCCGCTCTGGCAATCGGTTCTGCCGTGCTGTCCGCCAACGTAATGGCTGCTGACTATGTAGTAGACAAAGAAGGCCAGCACGCCTTCGTCGACTTCAAGATCAGCCACCTGGGCTACAGCTACATCACCGGTACCTTCAAGGACATCGACGGCAAGTTCAGCTTCGACGCTGCCAAGCCTGAAGACAGCAAGATCGAGTTCAACGTCAACACTGCCAGCGTGTTCACCAACCACGCCGAGCGCGACAAGCACATCGCCAGCGCTGACTTCCTCAACGCCAGCAAATTCGGCAAGGCCACTTTCGTATCCACCAGCGTCAAATCCACTGGTGCCAACACGGCCGACGTGACCGGCGATCTGACCCTGCTGGGCGTGACCAAGCCAGTTGTCGTCAAGGCGACCTTCCTGGGCGAAGGCAAGGATCCATGGGGCGGCTATCGTGCCGGCTTCGAAGGCACCACCACCATCAAGCGATCCGATTTCGGCAAGCAAAAAGACCTCGGCCCGAAGTCCGATGCGGTCGAGCTGTATGTTTCGTTTGAAGGTGTGAAAGCGAAATAA
- a CDS encoding cytochrome b, protein MQLRNSSSRYGWVSIFMHWGVALAVFGLFALGLWMVGLDYYSTWRKDAPDLHKSIGLVLLAVMVLRVLWRFISPPPPTLQSYSRMTRIGAKFGHGFLYLALFAVMIAGYLISTADGVGIPVFGLFEVPALLSGLPDQADTAGVIHLWLAWALVIFSGLHALAALKHHFIDRDATLTRMLGRKA, encoded by the coding sequence ATGCAGCTACGTAACTCTTCTTCGCGCTATGGTTGGGTCAGCATCTTCATGCACTGGGGCGTGGCGCTGGCGGTCTTCGGGCTGTTTGCGCTGGGTCTGTGGATGGTCGGGCTGGATTACTACAGCACCTGGCGCAAAGACGCGCCGGACCTGCACAAGAGCATCGGCCTGGTGCTGCTCGCTGTGATGGTGTTGCGGGTGTTGTGGCGTTTCATCAGCCCGCCGCCGCCAACGCTGCAAAGCTACAGCCGCATGACCCGTATCGGGGCCAAATTCGGTCACGGGTTTCTGTATCTGGCGCTGTTCGCTGTGATGATTGCCGGTTACCTGATTTCCACCGCAGACGGTGTCGGGATCCCGGTGTTTGGCCTGTTTGAAGTTCCTGCTCTGCTCTCCGGACTACCGGATCAGGCAGATACCGCTGGGGTGATTCATCTCTGGCTGGCGTGGGCACTGGTAATTTTTTCCGGTCTCCATGCGTTGGCAGCATTGAAGCACCACTTTATCGATCGTGATGCGACCCTGACCCGAATGCTCGGTCGCAAAGCCTGA
- a CDS encoding flavin monoamine oxidase family protein yields the protein MSVGWLRACALVMLGLFSVTALAKDKTAIVIGGGLSGLTAAYELQNKGWQVTLLEAKPSLGGRSGMATSEWIGNDKTQPVLNKYVSTFKLGTTPAPEFVRTPSYLIDGDYFSAADLATKQPATADALKRYQNTLDDLARSIDDPQNPAATATLHALDQITVSSWLDKQNLPATARQLINQDIRTHYDEPSRLSLLYFAQQNRVYRGVSDRDLRASRLVGGSQVLAQAFVKQIKTIKTSSPVSAITQDKDGVTVKVGSVGYQADYVVLAVPLRALNKISLTPALDAQHLAAIKGTNYGWRDQIMLKFKTPVWESKSRMSGEIYSNTGLGMLWIEPALKGGANVVINLSGDNARVMQAFGDKQMVDQVLIRLHAFYPQARGSFTGYEIRRYSTDPSMGGAYLAYGPGQISKFWRLWERPLQRVAFAGEHTDTLYPGTLEGALRTGQRAASQVEDLAAGKSFEPVKVVPAAAAAGAAGAAAAKKGNFFTNLFGGSDDEKKPEPVKAPEPAPAPVAPAPAPTPAPAPAPVEAPKPAAPVKAEPAKRAAAKPAAKKPAAKTDTKKPAAKKAEPAKKPAAKPAATTETKAQ from the coding sequence ATGTCTGTCGGTTGGCTGCGCGCCTGTGCGCTGGTGATGTTGGGGCTGTTCAGCGTTACGGCGCTGGCCAAGGATAAAACCGCAATCGTGATCGGCGGTGGCCTGTCGGGTCTGACTGCCGCTTACGAGCTGCAGAACAAAGGCTGGCAGGTCACCCTGCTGGAAGCCAAACCGAGCCTGGGCGGTCGCTCGGGCATGGCCACCAGCGAGTGGATCGGCAACGACAAGACCCAGCCGGTGCTGAACAAGTACGTGTCGACATTCAAGCTCGGCACCACGCCGGCGCCGGAATTCGTCCGTACCCCGAGCTATCTGATCGACGGCGATTATTTCTCCGCTGCTGATCTGGCCACCAAGCAGCCCGCCACCGCCGATGCGCTCAAGCGCTACCAGAACACCCTCGACGATCTGGCGCGCTCGATCGACGATCCGCAGAACCCGGCGGCGACTGCCACCCTGCATGCGCTGGATCAGATCACCGTATCGAGCTGGCTCGACAAGCAGAACCTGCCGGCCACCGCGCGTCAGCTGATCAACCAGGACATTCGCACTCACTACGACGAACCTTCGCGTCTGTCGCTGCTGTATTTCGCTCAGCAGAACCGCGTTTATCGCGGCGTCTCTGACCGTGACCTGCGCGCCTCGCGTCTGGTCGGCGGCAGCCAGGTGCTGGCCCAGGCCTTCGTCAAACAGATCAAGACCATCAAGACCAGCTCGCCGGTCTCGGCCATCACCCAGGACAAGGACGGCGTGACCGTCAAAGTCGGCAGCGTCGGTTATCAGGCGGATTACGTGGTGCTGGCGGTGCCGCTGCGCGCACTGAACAAGATCTCGCTGACCCCGGCACTGGATGCTCAGCATCTGGCAGCGATCAAGGGCACCAACTACGGCTGGCGCGACCAGATCATGCTGAAATTCAAGACGCCGGTGTGGGAAAGCAAGTCGCGCATGTCTGGCGAAATCTACAGCAATACTGGCCTGGGCATGCTCTGGATCGAGCCGGCGCTCAAGGGCGGCGCCAACGTGGTGATCAACCTGTCCGGCGACAACGCTCGTGTGATGCAGGCGTTCGGCGACAAACAGATGGTCGACCAAGTGCTGATCCGTCTGCACGCGTTTTATCCACAGGCCCGTGGTTCGTTCACCGGTTATGAAATCCGTCGCTACAGCACCGACCCGTCGATGGGCGGCGCCTACCTGGCTTACGGCCCGGGGCAGATCAGCAAGTTCTGGCGCCTGTGGGAACGTCCGCTGCAACGCGTAGCGTTCGCCGGCGAACACACCGACACCTTGTACCCGGGCACCCTCGAAGGCGCACTGCGCACCGGCCAGCGCGCGGCCAGCCAGGTGGAAGATCTGGCGGCAGGCAAATCGTTCGAACCGGTCAAAGTGGTGCCGGCTGCAGCTGCGGCAGGCGCGGCGGGTGCGGCGGCGGCGAAGAAGGGCAACTTCTTCACTAACCTGTTCGGCGGCTCGGATGACGAGAAGAAGCCTGAGCCAGTGAAAGCGCCAGAGCCAGCACCTGCTCCGGTCGCTCCAGCGCCTGCACCGACCCCGGCACCTGCGCCAGCTCCGGTGGAAGCACCGAAACCAGCGGCCCCAGTGAAAGCTGAACCGGCGAAGAGAGCAGCGGCCAAGCCAGCGGCGAAGAAACCGGCGGCAAAAACCGACACGAAAAAGCCGGCGGCGAAGAAGGCTGAACCGGCGAAGAAGCCAGCGGCCAAGCCTGCTGCAACGACCGAGACCAAGGCGCAGTAA